A genomic stretch from Solea senegalensis isolate Sse05_10M unplaced genomic scaffold, IFAPA_SoseM_1 scf7180000012638, whole genome shotgun sequence includes:
- the LOC122759897 gene encoding ubiquitin carboxyl-terminal hydrolase MINDY-1-like isoform X2 translates to MADQLIMSDSLADTPTLITDTPTLTTDTPTLNTEKPTLITDTPTHTTDTPTLITETASKEWTGTNAEEEQGHMPGSEVNPRPTTVLKEEEATPPPPTSENGTTMAEESLSDSGPREGVDAEDSLSGEGGAGSDEQGAECMDSPSVFITSLEEDSRSLSLPALAEDACVSTDVHHVKDSETFISSGGAVRAAPPSAASAPPPAAGAAAAVPPVAGQVYYLVKWINWKEKKTPIITQSENGPCPLLAIMNTLFLRWKAKLPAQTDVVTTEDLMTHLGECVLAVTPREKADGMELNFQQNMSDVMAVLPKLSTGLDVNVGFSGVTDFEYTPECIVFDLLDIPLYHGWLVDPQSPEMTAAVGKLSYNQLVEKIIEYKHSTDSSRVSEGLLAEQFLESTATQLSYHGLCELNMAAKEGEISVFFRNNHFSTMIKHKGHLYLLVTDQGFLQEGALVWESLHNVEGDGNFCDSDFRLCHQRAPPTSTLPPCGQEQQKQIDQDYLVAVSLQQQGGATAPLSDLELARQLQQEEYHQQQQQQQGPVQTPTQVRGQGSQQSRRRDKDSDCVVL, encoded by the exons ATGGCTGATCAGCTGATAATGTCAGACTCGCTGGCAGACACGCCCACTCTCATCACAGATACACCCActctcaccacagacacacccactctCAACACAGAAAAGCCCACTCTTATCACagacacgcccacacacactacagacacGCCCACTCTCATCACAGAGACGGCCTCTAAAGAATGGACTGGAACTAATGCAGAGGAAGAGCAGGGACACATgccggggtcagaggtcaatcCTCGGCCAACAACAGTCctgaaagaggaggaggccaCACCCCCACCACCAACGTCAGAGAACGGGACCACAATGGCCGAAGAATCTCTGTCTGACAGCGGACCCCGTGAAG GTGTGGACGCGGAGGACAGTTTGTCTGGAGAGGGTGGGGCGGGTTCAGATGAGCAGGGGGCGGAGTGTATGGACTCGCCCTCTGTCTTCATCACCAGTCTGGAAGAGGACAGCAGGTCCTTGTCCCTCCCTGCTCTGGCTGAGGATGCCTGTGTGTCCACTGATGTCCACCATGTGAAGGACAGTGAGACAT tCATCTCCTCAGGTGGCGCTGTCCGTGCAGCGCctccttcagcagcttcagcccctcctccagctgctggagctgctgctgcagtgcctCCTGTTGCCGGGCAGGTGTATTACCTGGTGAAATGGATCAActggaaggagaagaagacgcCCATCATCACGCAGAGTGAGAATGGAccctgccccctgctggccatcATGAACACACTGTTTCTACGTTggaag gcGAAACTTCCTGCTCAGACTGATGTCGTCACCACTGAAGACCTGATGACTCACCTGG GAGAGTGTGTTTTAGCTGTCACACCCAGAGAGAAAGCTGATGGGATGGAGCTAAACTTCCAACAG aacatgagtgatgtcatggccGTCCTCCCGAAACTGTCCACAGGTTTGGACGTGAATGTTGGTTTCAGTGGTGTCACAGACTTTGAATACACACCTGAGTGTATCGTGTTTGACCTGCTGGACATTCCACTGTACCACGGCTGGCTCGTCGACCCACAG AGTCCAGAGATGACCGCTGCTGTGGGCAAACTGAGTTACAATCAGCTGGTGGAGAAAATCATCGAATACAAACACTCAACTGACAGCAGCCGAGTCAGTGAAG gtctgtTAGCAGAGCAGTTTCTGGAGTCGACAGCGACTCAGTTGTCATATCACGGTCTGTGTGAACTCAACATGGCGGCGAAAGAAGGAGAAATCTCTGTGTTCTTTAGAAACAACCACTTCAGTACCATGATCAAACACAAG GGTCACCTGTACCTGTTGGTGACAGATCAGGGTTTCCTCCAGGAGGGGGCGCTGGTGTGGGAGTCTCTTCACAACGTCGAGGGCGATGGAAACTTCTGCGACTCTGACTTCAGACTGTGTCATCAACGAGCTCCGCCCACCTCCACTCTTCCACCGTGTGGTCaggagcagcagaaacagatcGACCAG GATTACCTGGTGGCAGTGTCTCTACAGCAGCAGGGCGGCGCTACAGCACCACTCAGTGACCTAGAGTTAGCTCGACAACTGCAACAGGAAGaatatcatcaacaacaacaacaacaacagggacCAGTGCAGACACCAACACAG gtcagaggtcaagggtCTCAGCAAAGCAGGagaagagacaaagactcagACTGTGTCGTCTTATAG
- the LOC122759897 gene encoding ubiquitin carboxyl-terminal hydrolase MINDY-1-like isoform X1 — protein MADQLIMSDSLADTPTLITDTPTLTTDTPTLNTEKPTLITDTPTHTTDTPTLITETASKEWTGTNAEEEQGHMPGSEVNPRPTTVLKEEEATPPPPTSENGTTMAEESLSDSGPREGVDAEDSLSGEGGAGSDEQGAECMDSPSVFITSLEEDSRSLSLPALAEDACVSTDVHHVKDSETCQLHPGGAVRAAPPSAASAPPPAAGAAAAVPPVAGQVYYLVKWINWKEKKTPIITQSENGPCPLLAIMNTLFLRWKAKLPAQTDVVTTEDLMTHLGECVLAVTPREKADGMELNFQQNMSDVMAVLPKLSTGLDVNVGFSGVTDFEYTPECIVFDLLDIPLYHGWLVDPQSPEMTAAVGKLSYNQLVEKIIEYKHSTDSSRVSEGLLAEQFLESTATQLSYHGLCELNMAAKEGEISVFFRNNHFSTMIKHKGHLYLLVTDQGFLQEGALVWESLHNVEGDGNFCDSDFRLCHQRAPPTSTLPPCGQEQQKQIDQDYLVAVSLQQQGGATAPLSDLELARQLQQEEYHQQQQQQQGPVQTPTQVRGQGSQQSRRRDKDSDCVVL, from the exons ATGGCTGATCAGCTGATAATGTCAGACTCGCTGGCAGACACGCCCACTCTCATCACAGATACACCCActctcaccacagacacacccactctCAACACAGAAAAGCCCACTCTTATCACagacacgcccacacacactacagacacGCCCACTCTCATCACAGAGACGGCCTCTAAAGAATGGACTGGAACTAATGCAGAGGAAGAGCAGGGACACATgccggggtcagaggtcaatcCTCGGCCAACAACAGTCctgaaagaggaggaggccaCACCCCCACCACCAACGTCAGAGAACGGGACCACAATGGCCGAAGAATCTCTGTCTGACAGCGGACCCCGTGAAG GTGTGGACGCGGAGGACAGTTTGTCTGGAGAGGGTGGGGCGGGTTCAGATGAGCAGGGGGCGGAGTGTATGGACTCGCCCTCTGTCTTCATCACCAGTCTGGAAGAGGACAGCAGGTCCTTGTCCCTCCCTGCTCTGGCTGAGGATGCCTGTGTGTCCACTGATGTCCACCATGTGAAGGACAGTGAGACATGTCAGTTGCACCCTG GTGGCGCTGTCCGTGCAGCGCctccttcagcagcttcagcccctcctccagctgctggagctgctgctgcagtgcctCCTGTTGCCGGGCAGGTGTATTACCTGGTGAAATGGATCAActggaaggagaagaagacgcCCATCATCACGCAGAGTGAGAATGGAccctgccccctgctggccatcATGAACACACTGTTTCTACGTTggaag gcGAAACTTCCTGCTCAGACTGATGTCGTCACCACTGAAGACCTGATGACTCACCTGG GAGAGTGTGTTTTAGCTGTCACACCCAGAGAGAAAGCTGATGGGATGGAGCTAAACTTCCAACAG aacatgagtgatgtcatggccGTCCTCCCGAAACTGTCCACAGGTTTGGACGTGAATGTTGGTTTCAGTGGTGTCACAGACTTTGAATACACACCTGAGTGTATCGTGTTTGACCTGCTGGACATTCCACTGTACCACGGCTGGCTCGTCGACCCACAG AGTCCAGAGATGACCGCTGCTGTGGGCAAACTGAGTTACAATCAGCTGGTGGAGAAAATCATCGAATACAAACACTCAACTGACAGCAGCCGAGTCAGTGAAG gtctgtTAGCAGAGCAGTTTCTGGAGTCGACAGCGACTCAGTTGTCATATCACGGTCTGTGTGAACTCAACATGGCGGCGAAAGAAGGAGAAATCTCTGTGTTCTTTAGAAACAACCACTTCAGTACCATGATCAAACACAAG GGTCACCTGTACCTGTTGGTGACAGATCAGGGTTTCCTCCAGGAGGGGGCGCTGGTGTGGGAGTCTCTTCACAACGTCGAGGGCGATGGAAACTTCTGCGACTCTGACTTCAGACTGTGTCATCAACGAGCTCCGCCCACCTCCACTCTTCCACCGTGTGGTCaggagcagcagaaacagatcGACCAG GATTACCTGGTGGCAGTGTCTCTACAGCAGCAGGGCGGCGCTACAGCACCACTCAGTGACCTAGAGTTAGCTCGACAACTGCAACAGGAAGaatatcatcaacaacaacaacaacaacagggacCAGTGCAGACACCAACACAG gtcagaggtcaagggtCTCAGCAAAGCAGGagaagagacaaagactcagACTGTGTCGTCTTATAG
- the LOC122759897 gene encoding ubiquitin carboxyl-terminal hydrolase MINDY-1-like isoform X3: MADQLIMSDSLADTPTLITDTPTLTTDTPTLNTEKPTLITDTPTHTTDTPTLITETASKEWTGTNAEEEQGHMPGSEVNPRPTTVLKEEEATPPPPTSENGTTMAEESLSDSGPREGVDAEDSLSGEGGAGSDEQGAECMDSPSVFITSLEEDSRSLSLPALAEDACVSTDVHHVKDSETCGAVRAAPPSAASAPPPAAGAAAAVPPVAGQVYYLVKWINWKEKKTPIITQSENGPCPLLAIMNTLFLRWKAKLPAQTDVVTTEDLMTHLGECVLAVTPREKADGMELNFQQNMSDVMAVLPKLSTGLDVNVGFSGVTDFEYTPECIVFDLLDIPLYHGWLVDPQSPEMTAAVGKLSYNQLVEKIIEYKHSTDSSRVSEGLLAEQFLESTATQLSYHGLCELNMAAKEGEISVFFRNNHFSTMIKHKGHLYLLVTDQGFLQEGALVWESLHNVEGDGNFCDSDFRLCHQRAPPTSTLPPCGQEQQKQIDQDYLVAVSLQQQGGATAPLSDLELARQLQQEEYHQQQQQQQGPVQTPTQVRGQGSQQSRRRDKDSDCVVL; the protein is encoded by the exons ATGGCTGATCAGCTGATAATGTCAGACTCGCTGGCAGACACGCCCACTCTCATCACAGATACACCCActctcaccacagacacacccactctCAACACAGAAAAGCCCACTCTTATCACagacacgcccacacacactacagacacGCCCACTCTCATCACAGAGACGGCCTCTAAAGAATGGACTGGAACTAATGCAGAGGAAGAGCAGGGACACATgccggggtcagaggtcaatcCTCGGCCAACAACAGTCctgaaagaggaggaggccaCACCCCCACCACCAACGTCAGAGAACGGGACCACAATGGCCGAAGAATCTCTGTCTGACAGCGGACCCCGTGAAG GTGTGGACGCGGAGGACAGTTTGTCTGGAGAGGGTGGGGCGGGTTCAGATGAGCAGGGGGCGGAGTGTATGGACTCGCCCTCTGTCTTCATCACCAGTCTGGAAGAGGACAGCAGGTCCTTGTCCCTCCCTGCTCTGGCTGAGGATGCCTGTGTGTCCACTGATGTCCACCATGTGAAGGACAGTGAGACAT GTGGCGCTGTCCGTGCAGCGCctccttcagcagcttcagcccctcctccagctgctggagctgctgctgcagtgcctCCTGTTGCCGGGCAGGTGTATTACCTGGTGAAATGGATCAActggaaggagaagaagacgcCCATCATCACGCAGAGTGAGAATGGAccctgccccctgctggccatcATGAACACACTGTTTCTACGTTggaag gcGAAACTTCCTGCTCAGACTGATGTCGTCACCACTGAAGACCTGATGACTCACCTGG GAGAGTGTGTTTTAGCTGTCACACCCAGAGAGAAAGCTGATGGGATGGAGCTAAACTTCCAACAG aacatgagtgatgtcatggccGTCCTCCCGAAACTGTCCACAGGTTTGGACGTGAATGTTGGTTTCAGTGGTGTCACAGACTTTGAATACACACCTGAGTGTATCGTGTTTGACCTGCTGGACATTCCACTGTACCACGGCTGGCTCGTCGACCCACAG AGTCCAGAGATGACCGCTGCTGTGGGCAAACTGAGTTACAATCAGCTGGTGGAGAAAATCATCGAATACAAACACTCAACTGACAGCAGCCGAGTCAGTGAAG gtctgtTAGCAGAGCAGTTTCTGGAGTCGACAGCGACTCAGTTGTCATATCACGGTCTGTGTGAACTCAACATGGCGGCGAAAGAAGGAGAAATCTCTGTGTTCTTTAGAAACAACCACTTCAGTACCATGATCAAACACAAG GGTCACCTGTACCTGTTGGTGACAGATCAGGGTTTCCTCCAGGAGGGGGCGCTGGTGTGGGAGTCTCTTCACAACGTCGAGGGCGATGGAAACTTCTGCGACTCTGACTTCAGACTGTGTCATCAACGAGCTCCGCCCACCTCCACTCTTCCACCGTGTGGTCaggagcagcagaaacagatcGACCAG GATTACCTGGTGGCAGTGTCTCTACAGCAGCAGGGCGGCGCTACAGCACCACTCAGTGACCTAGAGTTAGCTCGACAACTGCAACAGGAAGaatatcatcaacaacaacaacaacaacagggacCAGTGCAGACACCAACACAG gtcagaggtcaagggtCTCAGCAAAGCAGGagaagagacaaagactcagACTGTGTCGTCTTATAG